The following are from one region of the Novosphingobium humi genome:
- a CDS encoding SDR family NAD(P)-dependent oxidoreductase, giving the protein MMFDLTGKVAIITGSTRGIGRAIARAMMEAGARVVISSEDEADTTRAASEMGALGIACDVTDDAALGALVDGAVSALGGLDIVVCNAGITGRPGPFAAIDMEDYARVMAINLRSQVVLCNLAFPHLRARDGNAVLIASLSGLRGNGAINAYALAKAGVAQLARNLAVEWGPHGVRANAISPGFIATELSAPLLANEAFMTRRMGMTPLRRPGTPEEVAGAAVFLASAAGGFVTGHNLVVDGGTLITDGS; this is encoded by the coding sequence ATGATGTTCGATCTGACCGGCAAGGTGGCCATCATCACCGGCTCCACACGCGGGATCGGCCGCGCCATTGCCCGCGCGATGATGGAGGCCGGCGCGCGCGTGGTGATCTCCAGCGAGGACGAAGCCGACACCACCCGCGCGGCGTCGGAGATGGGCGCGCTGGGCATCGCCTGCGATGTCACCGATGATGCGGCGCTGGGCGCGCTGGTCGATGGCGCGGTGTCGGCGCTGGGGGGCCTCGACATTGTCGTGTGCAATGCCGGGATCACCGGGCGGCCCGGCCCCTTTGCCGCCATCGACATGGAGGATTATGCCCGCGTGATGGCCATCAACCTGCGTTCTCAGGTGGTGCTGTGCAATCTGGCCTTTCCGCATCTGCGGGCGCGGGACGGCAATGCGGTGCTGATCGCCAGCCTGTCGGGCCTTCGCGGCAATGGGGCGATCAATGCCTATGCGCTGGCCAAGGCGGGCGTGGCGCAACTGGCGCGCAATCTGGCGGTGGAATGGGGGCCGCATGGGGTGCGGGCCAATGCGATTTCGCCCGGTTTCATCGCCACCGAACTGTCCGCGCCCCTGCTGGCCAACGAAGCCTTCATGACGCGGCGCATGGGCATGACCCCGCTGCGCCGCCCCGGAACGCCCGAGGAAGTGGCGGGCGCGGCGGTGTTTCTGGCCAGCGCGGCGGGCGGGTTTGTCACGGGGCATAATCTGGTGGTCGATGGCGGAACGCTGATTACCGACGGAAGCTGA
- a CDS encoding MFS transporter — MTGLSLLIPITLSTMAIVLLAPILPGLLNEFSGIPAHEYWVPMILTVPALCVAIFSPVAGMLGDWFGRRRLLIWALVAYGLVGIAPVFLTDLTAIIISRIGVGLAEALIMVLTTTMIGDYFKGAARDKWLAGQTAFASMSALLFFNIGGQLGRFGWRAPFWVYGCALVMLALVLIFTWEPSEADAEEEADHAPHHGAWGGFPWSRMAGIIAITIYGSVLFYTVQIQAGRGIALLGVSDPGRIGFLTSVASLGVPIGTFVYSRIGRARVAHLLLGEFAFLTVGFLLMGRAGSTTPFLIGCFINQLGAGVLLPTLLVWAMDGLPFDIRARAAGLWTGAFSIGQFLCPVVVTLASSHAGGLMGAFSVLSGAAGLGALGAFAGSLRKGQALGAVRKVALHG, encoded by the coding sequence ATGACAGGCCTATCGCTGCTGATCCCGATAACGCTCTCCACCATGGCGATCGTGCTGCTGGCACCGATCCTGCCGGGATTGCTGAACGAGTTTTCCGGTATTCCGGCGCATGAATATTGGGTGCCGATGATCCTGACGGTGCCGGCGCTGTGTGTGGCGATCTTTTCGCCGGTGGCGGGGATGCTGGGCGACTGGTTCGGGCGGCGGCGCCTGCTGATCTGGGCATTGGTGGCCTATGGGCTGGTGGGCATCGCGCCGGTCTTCCTGACCGATCTGACCGCGATCATCATCAGCCGCATCGGCGTCGGGCTGGCCGAGGCGCTGATCATGGTGCTGACCACGACGATGATCGGCGATTATTTCAAAGGTGCCGCGCGCGACAAATGGCTGGCGGGGCAAACGGCTTTCGCCTCGATGTCGGCGTTGCTGTTTTTCAACATCGGCGGGCAATTGGGCCGCTTTGGCTGGCGCGCGCCTTTTTGGGTCTATGGCTGCGCGCTGGTCATGCTGGCGCTGGTGCTGATCTTCACCTGGGAACCGTCCGAGGCCGACGCCGAGGAAGAGGCCGATCACGCTCCGCATCATGGCGCTTGGGGCGGGTTCCCGTGGAGCCGGATGGCCGGGATCATCGCCATCACCATCTATGGCTCGGTCCTGTTCTACACGGTCCAGATTCAGGCCGGGCGGGGTATTGCCCTGCTGGGCGTGAGCGATCCGGGCCGGATCGGCTTCCTGACCTCGGTGGCCAGCCTTGGCGTGCCGATCGGCACTTTTGTCTATTCGCGGATCGGGCGGGCGCGGGTGGCGCATCTGCTGCTGGGCGAGTTTGCCTTTCTCACGGTCGGCTTCCTGCTGATGGGCCGGGCCGGATCGACCACGCCGTTCCTGATCGGCTGTTTCATCAACCAGCTTGGCGCGGGTGTGCTGCTGCCCACCTTGCTGGTCTGGGCGATGGACGGGCTGCCCTTTGACATCCGCGCGCGCGCGGCGGGCCTGTGGACGGGGGCCTTTTCCATCGGGCAATTCCTGTGCCCCGTGGTGGTCACGCTGGCGAGCAGCCACGCGGGCGGGCTGATGGGCGCGTTCAGCGTGCTGTCCGGCGCGGCGGGGCTGGGGGCGCTGGGCGCTTTTGCCGGTTCGCTGCGCAAGGGGCAGGCGTTGGGCGCGGTCCGCAAGGTGGCGCTCCATGGCTGA
- the speB gene encoding agmatinase has product MMPLDLDELRRLYAGAGGADMHDPHFREVAGLNFKDGDKRQWPFANPATLLGAPYMAGGLNYELLRGLDVALIGVPMDLGVTNRPGARYGPRALRGVDRIGPYEHALRIAPMNMLRVADLGDVPMNSRYDLAGCHADIEAAYRMIARTRAVPLSVGGDHSITGSIMKGLAERSGPMGLVQIDAHCDTGGIYEGTRFHHSAPFREAVLAGVLDPRRCVQIGIRGGAAYLWEFSHASGMTVIHAEEVQQRGIDWVIAKAREVVGDGPTYVSFDVDALDPAFAPGTGTPEVGGLSTREAIAILRGMAGIDIIGGDVVEVAPEYDPGTITAQAGAQMLFQLLCLVALRI; this is encoded by the coding sequence ATGATGCCGCTCGATCTGGATGAATTGCGCCGATTATACGCGGGGGCCGGCGGCGCCGATATGCATGACCCCCATTTCCGCGAAGTGGCCGGGCTGAATTTCAAGGATGGCGACAAACGCCAATGGCCCTTTGCCAATCCGGCCACGCTGCTGGGCGCGCCCTATATGGCGGGCGGGCTGAATTACGAATTGCTGCGCGGGCTGGATGTGGCGCTGATCGGGGTGCCGATGGATCTGGGCGTGACCAACCGGCCCGGCGCGCGCTATGGCCCGCGCGCCTTGCGGGGCGTGGACCGGATCGGGCCTTATGAACATGCCTTGCGCATCGCGCCGATGAACATGCTGCGCGTGGCCGATCTGGGCGATGTGCCGATGAACAGCCGCTATGATCTGGCCGGATGCCATGCCGATATCGAGGCGGCCTATCGCATGATCGCGCGCACGCGGGCGGTGCCGCTGTCGGTGGGGGGCGATCATTCGATCACCGGCTCGATCATGAAGGGGCTGGCCGAGCGCAGCGGGCCGATGGGGCTGGTCCAGATCGACGCCCATTGCGACACCGGCGGCATTTATGAAGGCACCCGCTTTCACCACAGCGCGCCCTTTCGCGAGGCGGTGCTGGCGGGCGTGCTGGACCCGCGCCGCTGTGTCCAGATCGGCATTCGCGGGGGGGCGGCCTATCTCTGGGAATTTTCCCATGCCAGCGGGATGACCGTGATCCATGCCGAGGAGGTGCAGCAACGCGGCATCGACTGGGTGATCGCCAAGGCGCGCGAAGTGGTGGGCGACGGGCCGACCTACGTCAGCTTTGATGTGGACGCGCTCGACCCGGCCTTTGCGCCGGGCACCGGCACGCCCGAGGTGGGCGGCCTTTCCACGCGTGAGGCCATTGCGATCCTGCGCGGGATGGCGGGCATCGACATCATCGGCGGCGATGTGGTCGAGGTGGCGCCCGAATATGACCCCGGCACGATCACCGCGCAGGCCGGGGCGCAGATGCTGTTTCAACTGCTCTGTCTGGTGGCGCTGCGCATATGA
- a CDS encoding MarR family winged helix-turn-helix transcriptional regulator, giving the protein MLDTRAPRRRLNDIDVAETDAPETDGLAGAINTAGLESLLGFNLGIAYAALSFDLDPALRLMDLTPKQTSILWLVQANPGVTQSQLARLFRMRRATIHQMIASLTRKNLLVLESIESDRRAQGLFITEAGKTALVEAQKVVVPIENAFAGVLTEAEMGMALELLQKIQAGRKLG; this is encoded by the coding sequence GTGCTCGACACCCGCGCTCCTCGCCGCCGGCTGAACGATATTGACGTTGCCGAAACCGACGCGCCCGAGACCGACGGGCTGGCGGGCGCCATCAACACGGCCGGGCTGGAAAGCCTGCTGGGCTTCAATCTGGGCATTGCCTATGCGGCGCTCTCGTTCGACCTTGATCCGGCGCTGCGGCTGATGGACCTGACGCCTAAACAGACCTCGATCCTCTGGCTGGTTCAGGCCAATCCCGGCGTCACGCAATCCCAGCTTGCCCGCCTGTTCCGCATGCGCCGCGCCACCATCCACCAGATGATCGCAAGCCTGACGCGCAAGAACCTGCTGGTGCTGGAAAGCATCGAGAGCGACCGGCGCGCGCAGGGCCTGTTCATCACCGAAGCGGGCAAGACCGCGCTGGTCGAGGCGCAAAAGGTGGTGGTGCCTATCGAGAACGCCTTTGCCGGGGTGCTGACCGAGGCGGAAATGGGCATGGCGCTGGAATTGCTGCAAAAGATTCAGGCCGGGCGCAAGCTGGGCTGA
- a CDS encoding DUF4139 domain-containing protein → MRAMVLGAAVIAAAPVQAQQVVTSPAPAKVAVTIYRAPDRAPDDAIDPAWLGGYALISEEREVAIPAGDATIRFEGVAAGMLAETALVEWLGAGVSEKNLDAELLSPRNLYARAYGRPVTLRRTDAKGRVKDEQAIIRSAPDGAAIVQTKTGFEIANCGGLKDAIAYDGLPEGLNARPTLSIATHAASARKALVRLTYLAWGFDWQAHYVVKLAPGAQAAQMTAWVTLANGDTTGFAQAQAAVVGGKPKFDESREQPEEPEDLVLHCQLSPVAPPAMVVPPAPMAAPAVMMEADIMVTGAKRMMAPVVVKEEVLGDLRLYRVPMATNVGAHSQKQVALMAARRVKLGLIHRADVDLGAEDGESQQARIRLRIANRKADGLGLALPAGGLAVVQQVGAAALPVGEGAMEDKAVGETANVEIGASPQVHLESRTRRISDRVELITATARNANRWPVHFESQQLLPDGARLLSASTKLGRQDGHPLWAVTIPAGGKVSLSYRLQMPR, encoded by the coding sequence GTGCGGGCGATGGTGTTGGGCGCGGCCGTGATCGCCGCCGCGCCCGTGCAGGCACAGCAGGTGGTGACATCGCCCGCCCCGGCCAAGGTGGCGGTGACGATCTATCGCGCGCCCGACCGGGCGCCGGATGATGCGATCGACCCGGCGTGGCTGGGCGGCTATGCGCTGATTTCCGAGGAGCGCGAGGTGGCGATCCCGGCGGGTGATGCCACGATCCGCTTTGAAGGCGTGGCGGCGGGCATGCTGGCCGAAACCGCACTGGTCGAATGGCTGGGGGCGGGGGTTTCGGAAAAGAACCTTGATGCCGAGCTGCTCTCGCCGCGCAATCTTTATGCCCGCGCCTATGGCCGCCCCGTGACGCTGCGCCGCACCGACGCCAAGGGGCGGGTGAAAGATGAGCAGGCGATCATTCGATCCGCCCCCGATGGCGCGGCGATTGTCCAGACCAAGACCGGGTTTGAAATCGCCAATTGCGGCGGATTAAAGGATGCCATCGCCTATGATGGCCTGCCCGAGGGGCTGAACGCGCGGCCCACGCTGTCGATAGCCACCCATGCGGCCTCGGCGCGAAAGGCGCTTGTGCGGCTGACCTATCTGGCATGGGGTTTCGACTGGCAGGCGCATTATGTCGTCAAACTGGCCCCCGGCGCGCAGGCGGCGCAGATGACCGCTTGGGTCACGCTGGCCAATGGCGACACCACCGGATTTGCCCAGGCACAGGCCGCCGTGGTGGGCGGCAAGCCGAAGTTCGATGAAAGCCGCGAGCAGCCGGAGGAGCCGGAGGATCTGGTGCTGCATTGCCAGTTGTCGCCGGTTGCGCCCCCGGCCATGGTTGTGCCGCCTGCGCCGATGGCTGCGCCCGCCGTGATGATGGAGGCCGACATCATGGTCACGGGCGCCAAGCGCATGATGGCCCCGGTGGTGGTGAAAGAGGAAGTGCTGGGCGATCTGCGGCTCTATCGTGTGCCGATGGCCACCAATGTCGGGGCTCATTCGCAAAAGCAGGTGGCGCTGATGGCGGCGCGTCGGGTGAAATTGGGCCTGATCCACCGCGCGGATGTGGATTTGGGGGCCGAAGATGGCGAGAGCCAGCAGGCGCGCATCCGCCTGCGCATCGCCAATCGCAAGGCCGATGGGCTGGGCCTCGCGCTGCCCGCGGGCGGCTTGGCGGTGGTGCAGCAGGTGGGCGCGGCGGCGCTGCCCGTGGGCGAGGGCGCGATGGAGGACAAGGCCGTGGGCGAAACCGCCAATGTCGAGATCGGCGCCTCGCCGCAAGTGCATCTGGAAAGCCGGACGCGGCGGATCAGCGACCGGGTGGAATTGATCACCGCCACGGCGCGCAATGCCAACCGCTGGCCGGTGCATTTCGAATCGCAGCAATTGCTGCCCGATGGGGCGCGGCTGCTTTCGGCCTCGACCAAACTGGGGCGGCAGGACGGACATCCGCTCTGGGCGGTGACAATCCCGGCGGGGGGCAAGGTCAGCCTGAGCTATCGATTGCAGATGCCGCGCTGA
- a CDS encoding DUF4139 domain-containing protein, translating to MKKRQTANWTPLLLGAMTLGAMVWTSGAYAAPASAQGQVAITIYNNDLALVQDVRQLDLPKGRAVADFADVSAQIRPETVTIAAPGAGVVEQNFDYDLLSPERLVDKGVGQAVTIIRTNRATGVETTERGTILANNNGTLVQIGNRIEVLGDMDARLVFDQLPEGLKARPTLSVTLDAAQAGKRPVTLSYLSRGFSWKADYVAMFDEKAGKLDMQGWVTLNNTSGTTYPAAKLLLVAGAVGDGGEQPRFRPARPVGIVGTQAAPREQVGDFYLYPIANPTTLAQAQQKQVSFLDVKGASATKSYWYRNAWAATNDEAQSFASVINFSNAREGGLGDALPAGTVRVYMRDASGAPQFVGEDNIGHTPMGSTLALKTGEAFDVKIQPTVEKREKIDSAEWERVAQYRITRDGKAETVSVDAPKTYWRTHMAYRLTNARAVPVTVEVVQAGLDRGWHDTRVSAESAKGEMRNADERVWKITIPAQGSVNLTAQIDARY from the coding sequence ATGAAGAAGCGGCAGACGGCAAATTGGACGCCTTTGTTGTTGGGCGCGATGACTTTGGGCGCGATGGTATGGACATCGGGCGCCTATGCCGCTCCGGCCAGCGCGCAGGGGCAGGTGGCCATCACGATTTACAACAACGATCTGGCGCTGGTTCAGGATGTACGCCAACTGGATCTGCCCAAAGGGCGGGCGGTGGCCGATTTTGCCGATGTCTCGGCCCAGATCCGGCCCGAGACGGTGACGATTGCCGCCCCCGGCGCGGGCGTGGTCGAACAGAATTTCGATTATGACCTGCTCAGCCCCGAAAGATTGGTGGACAAGGGCGTGGGGCAGGCGGTGACAATCATCCGCACCAACCGCGCCACGGGCGTGGAAACCACCGAGCGCGGCACGATCCTGGCCAATAATAACGGTACGCTGGTCCAGATCGGCAACCGGATCGAGGTGCTGGGCGATATGGATGCGCGGCTGGTGTTCGACCAGTTGCCCGAGGGGCTGAAGGCGCGGCCCACGCTTTCGGTCACGCTGGATGCGGCGCAGGCTGGCAAAAGGCCGGTGACGCTGTCCTATCTTTCGCGCGGGTTCAGTTGGAAGGCCGATTATGTCGCCATGTTCGATGAAAAGGCGGGCAAGCTGGACATGCAGGGCTGGGTCACGCTGAATAACACCAGCGGCACGACCTATCCGGCGGCAAAGCTCCTGCTGGTGGCGGGCGCGGTTGGCGATGGTGGGGAGCAGCCCCGTTTCCGCCCGGCCCGGCCCGTCGGCATCGTCGGCACACAGGCCGCCCCGCGCGAACAGGTGGGCGATTTCTACCTCTACCCGATCGCCAATCCGACCACGCTGGCGCAGGCGCAGCAAAAGCAGGTCAGCTTTCTGGATGTGAAGGGGGCGAGCGCGACCAAGTCCTATTGGTATCGCAACGCTTGGGCAGCCACCAATGATGAGGCGCAGAGCTTTGCCAGCGTCATCAATTTTTCCAACGCGCGTGAAGGCGGCCTTGGCGATGCGCTGCCCGCCGGAACAGTGCGCGTCTATATGCGCGATGCCTCGGGCGCGCCGCAATTCGTGGGCGAGGACAATATCGGCCACACGCCGATGGGGTCCACTCTGGCGCTGAAAACCGGCGAGGCCTTTGATGTGAAGATCCAGCCCACGGTGGAAAAGCGCGAGAAGATCGACAGCGCCGAATGGGAGCGTGTGGCCCAATACCGTATCACCCGCGACGGCAAGGCCGAGACAGTTTCCGTGGACGCGCCCAAGACCTATTGGCGCACCCATATGGCCTATCGGCTGACCAATGCCCGCGCCGTGCCGGTGACGGTTGAGGTGGTGCAGGCCGGGCTGGATCGCGGATGGCATGACACGCGCGTTTCGGCCGAGAGCGCCAAGGGCGAGATGCGCAATGCCGACGAGCGGGTCTGGAAGATCACCATCCCCGCGCAAGGCTCGGTCAATCTGACCGCCCAGATCGACGCGCGGTATTGA
- a CDS encoding DUF2157 domain-containing protein encodes MAERKLKAWVAAGLIDAAAADRIRAWEAQHSRPVALWAVVGLAALSIGLGIVSLVAANWAAIPGETRLALHGALMVGLGAALWALPAQGGDAARRWAEVGIFVFAALGLGFIGHLGQVYQTSSPTWMAIGLWLTLFAPLLLGGGQGWLCAALLAGGCIALPWMRFGDPALGFSGGQAGPGVIRGAIECALPVGLTPLSALMSGGSARGGFWLRLGQIGFAYAIAAVSLFVIASGLGDWAHGHDPLGNVDTALVAVAGVLGLAGLALWQADRSVQGTAGAAVFAMLALAMLAADRLGGHGLAMGLLFMVLWAGLAGAALHARARWAFQMAVAAVALRLIILAFEEAGGLLASGAGLILGGVLVLGVAWSALRILRQFAPARGIA; translated from the coding sequence ATGGCTGAACGCAAACTGAAGGCATGGGTGGCGGCAGGATTGATCGACGCGGCCGCCGCCGACCGCATCCGCGCATGGGAGGCGCAACACAGTCGCCCGGTCGCGCTCTGGGCGGTGGTGGGTCTGGCGGCGCTGTCGATCGGGCTGGGGATCGTCTCGCTGGTGGCGGCCAATTGGGCAGCGATCCCGGGCGAGACGCGCCTTGCGCTCCATGGCGCGCTGATGGTCGGACTGGGGGCCGCGCTCTGGGCCTTGCCGGCGCAGGGGGGCGATGCGGCGCGGCGCTGGGCCGAGGTCGGGATCTTTGTCTTTGCCGCGCTGGGCCTAGGCTTCATCGGCCATCTGGGTCAGGTCTATCAGACCAGTTCGCCGACATGGATGGCCATCGGCCTGTGGCTGACGCTGTTTGCCCCGCTGCTGCTGGGCGGGGGTCAGGGCTGGCTCTGCGCGGCGCTGCTGGCGGGGGGATGCATCGCGCTGCCATGGATGCGCTTTGGCGATCCGGCACTGGGCTTTTCCGGCGGTCAGGCAGGGCCCGGCGTGATCCGGGGCGCAATTGAATGCGCGCTGCCTGTGGGGCTGACTCCGCTTTCGGCCTTGATGTCCGGCGGTTCGGCGCGGGGCGGCTTCTGGCTGCGGCTGGGCCAGATCGGCTTTGCCTATGCCATTGCCGCTGTCAGCCTGTTTGTGATCGCCTCGGGCCTTGGCGATTGGGCGCATGGCCATGATCCGCTGGGCAATGTGGATACCGCGCTGGTGGCCGTGGCCGGGGTGCTGGGGCTGGCGGGGCTGGCGCTCTGGCAAGCGGACCGCAGCGTGCAGGGCACAGCGGGCGCGGCGGTTTTCGCGATGCTCGCGCTGGCCATGCTGGCGGCCGACCGGCTGGGCGGTCATGGTCTGGCGATGGGCCTGCTGTTCATGGTGCTGTGGGCCGGGCTGGCGGGGGCGGCGCTCCACGCGCGGGCGCGCTGGGCGTTTCAGATGGCGGTCGCTGCGGTGGCTCTGCGGCTGATCATTCTGGCGTTTGAAGAGGCGGGCGGATTGCTGGCCAGCGGCGCCGGGCTGATCCTTGGCGGGGTGCTGGTATTGGGCGTGGCATGGAGCGCGCTGCGGATCTTGCGCCAGTTTGCCCCGGCGCGGGGGATCGCGTGA
- a CDS encoding GDYXXLXY domain-containing protein: MRGLWRGMAILLPLAGLAYSWHATRQSAAQGVEWDVAVRGYDPRDLLRGHYIRFAYVWPDDTPDAADGAAGNTGATRLCIEGEAPVIRRTTPMTDQDQIRDCQGIARAAGQDRSGDGTFARPASTIPREGRLFVPQSAAPGMERALADPGQQAILRFRLRPDGEIIPLRLSFQPQPVAGAQP, encoded by the coding sequence ATGCGTGGGCTGTGGCGCGGCATGGCCATCCTGTTGCCGCTGGCGGGCCTTGCCTATAGCTGGCACGCAACGCGGCAATCGGCGGCGCAGGGCGTGGAATGGGATGTGGCCGTGCGGGGCTATGATCCGCGTGACCTGCTGCGCGGACATTATATCCGCTTCGCCTATGTCTGGCCCGACGACACGCCGGATGCCGCCGATGGCGCAGCCGGGAACACCGGCGCCACCCGTCTCTGCATCGAGGGTGAGGCCCCGGTCATCCGCCGCACCACGCCGATGACCGATCAGGACCAGATCAGGGATTGCCAGGGCATCGCGCGGGCGGCGGGACAGGATAGGTCTGGCGACGGCACTTTTGCGCGCCCGGCCTCGACGATCCCCCGCGAAGGCCGTCTGTTCGTGCCCCAAAGCGCCGCGCCGGGCATGGAGCGCGCGCTGGCCGATCCGGGCCAACAGGCGATCCTGCGCTTTCGACTGCGGCCCGATGGCGAAATCATCCCCCTGCGCCTGAGCTTTCAGCCCCAGCCTGTGGCCGGCGCGCAGCCCTGA
- a CDS encoding winged helix DNA-binding protein, translated as MLNAPHTGFSYAGFSDAADDFSYGSAHDVSGLRVKVSIFADRPYLRDQMREDAEGAGFRLAEASPIARLLSGEAMPLGDVVLLDCPVVDGEVMAALSRLDLRAGQTGAALVVSTSVNALDDVFGCLDQSDPQILVDPSRAERLIALGQVMARLPARRVRELSDEDRMVLLRLTEQVTQIGERLNTLTPGIGAAAQTVPAQAASAFRFDSAHKDAPADKQVAQQRPEMPDPRMVRRMIRQRQMRARFFDGDLFADPAWDMLLDLTAAHVEKSKVSVTSLCIASSVPPTTALRWIGQMTEAGLLKRIEDESDRRRAFITLTDKAADAMARYFADLGNSAGRVAVV; from the coding sequence ATGCTCAACGCGCCCCATACTGGTTTTTCCTATGCCGGTTTTTCGGATGCCGCCGATGATTTCTCCTATGGCTCGGCCCATGATGTCTCGGGCCTGCGCGTCAAGGTTTCGATCTTTGCCGATCGCCCCTATCTGCGCGATCAGATGCGCGAGGATGCCGAGGGCGCCGGTTTCCGCCTGGCCGAGGCCAGCCCGATTGCCCGCCTGCTGTCGGGCGAGGCGATGCCGCTGGGCGATGTGGTGCTGCTCGACTGCCCGGTGGTCGATGGCGAGGTGATGGCGGCGCTCTCGCGGCTGGATCTGCGCGCGGGCCAGACGGGCGCAGCGCTGGTGGTTTCGACCAGCGTGAATGCGCTTGACGATGTGTTCGGTTGCCTCGACCAGTCAGACCCGCAGATTCTGGTTGATCCCAGCCGGGCCGAACGCCTGATCGCGCTGGGGCAGGTGATGGCGCGGTTGCCTGCGCGGCGCGTGCGCGAATTGTCGGACGAGGATCGCATGGTGCTGCTGCGCCTGACCGAGCAGGTCACGCAGATCGGCGAGCGACTCAACACGCTGACCCCCGGCATCGGCGCGGCGGCCCAGACCGTCCCGGCGCAGGCTGCCTCGGCCTTTCGCTTTGACTCCGCGCATAAGGATGCCCCGGCCGACAAGCAGGTGGCCCAGCAGCGCCCGGAAATGCCCGATCCGCGCATGGTCCGCCGCATGATCCGCCAGCGCCAGATGCGCGCCCGTTTCTTTGACGGTGATCTGTTTGCCGATCCGGCATGGGATATGCTGCTCGATCTGACCGCGGCCCATGTGGAAAAGTCCAAGGTGTCGGTCACCAGCCTGTGCATCGCCTCGAGCGTTCCGCCCACCACGGCGCTGCGCTGGATCGGGCAGATGACCGAGGCGGGGCTGCTCAAGCGGATCGAGGACGAATCGGATCGCCGCCGCGCTTTCATCACCCTGACCGACAAGGCCGCCGATGCGATGGCGCGTTATTTTGCCGATCTTGGCAATTCGGCGGGCCGGGTCGCTGTGGTGTAA
- a CDS encoding adenylosuccinate synthase has translation MANVTVVGAQWGDEGKGKIVDWLASRADVVVRFQGGHNAGHTLVVGEKVYKLSLLPSGIVTGTLSIIGNGVVLDPWALKAEIEKLESQGVVINRENFAIAENCPLILPMHRDLDALRETAAGAGKIGTTGRGIGPAYEDKVGRRAIRVCDLAHLDSLDAQLDRLCAHHDALRAGFGQPAVDREALIAELKEIAPFVLQFAEPVWKRLNTVKKAGARVLFEGAQGVLLDVDHGTYPFVTSSNTVSGTAASGSGMGPSSAGFVLGIVKAYTTRVGSGPFPTELEDEVGQRLGERGHEFGTVTGRKRRCGWFDAVLVRQSCAISGVTGIALTKLDVLDGFDKVRICTGYRLRGKVLDYYPSHAADQAAVEPIYEEMDGWQGTTAGARSWADLPAQAIKYIQRVQELIETPVALVSTSPEREDTILVRDPFID, from the coding sequence ATGGCAAATGTGACCGTTGTCGGCGCCCAGTGGGGCGACGAGGGCAAAGGCAAGATCGTCGACTGGCTGGCCAGCCGCGCCGATGTGGTGGTGCGCTTTCAGGGCGGCCATAATGCGGGCCACACGCTGGTTGTGGGCGAAAAGGTGTACAAGCTCTCGCTGCTGCCCAGCGGCATCGTCACCGGCACGCTCTCGATTATCGGCAATGGCGTGGTGCTCGATCCCTGGGCGCTGAAAGCCGAGATCGAGAAGCTGGAATCGCAGGGCGTGGTCATCAACCGCGAGAATTTCGCGATTGCCGAAAATTGCCCGCTGATCCTGCCGATGCACCGCGATCTGGATGCCTTGCGCGAAACGGCGGCGGGCGCGGGCAAGATCGGCACCACCGGGCGCGGCATCGGCCCGGCCTATGAGGACAAGGTCGGCCGCCGCGCGATTCGCGTGTGCGATCTGGCCCATCTCGATTCGCTTGATGCCCAGCTTGACCGTCTTTGCGCCCACCACGACGCGCTGCGCGCCGGTTTCGGCCAGCCTGCGGTGGACCGCGAAGCGCTGATCGCCGAGCTGAAGGAAATCGCCCCCTTCGTGCTGCAATTTGCCGAGCCGGTGTGGAAGCGCCTGAACACGGTGAAGAAGGCGGGCGCGCGCGTGCTGTTTGAAGGCGCGCAGGGCGTGCTGCTCGACGTCGACCATGGCACCTATCCGTTTGTCACCAGCTCGAACACCGTGTCGGGCACCGCGGCCTCTGGTTCGGGCATGGGCCCGTCTTCGGCCGGTTTCGTGCTGGGCATTGTCAAGGCCTATACGACTCGCGTCGGCTCGGGTCCGTTCCCGACCGAGCTGGAGGATGAAGTGGGCCAGCGTCTGGGCGAACGGGGCCATGAATTCGGCACGGTCACGGGCCGCAAGCGTCGCTGCGGCTGGTTCGATGCGGTGCTGGTGCGCCAATCCTGCGCCATTTCGGGCGTAACCGGCATTGCGCTGACCAAGCTCGACGTTCTCGACGGTTTCGACAAGGTGCGGATCTGCACCGGCTATCGCCTGCGCGGCAAGGTGCTGGATTACTATCCTTCGCACGCCGCCGATCAGGCCGCTGTTGAGCCGATTTACGAGGAAATGGACGGCTGGCAGGGCACGACTGCGGGTGCGCGTTCGTGGGCCGATCTGCCCGCGCAGGCGATCAAATATATCCAGCGCGTGCAGGAACTGATCGAAACCCCGGTCGCGCTGGTTTCGACCAGTCCCGAGCGTGAGGACACGATTCTGGTGCGCGATCCCTTTATCGATTGA